GCGATCCGGCAGTGAGCGCCTTCCGCCTCGATCTTTGATTGTACGGGCATCTACTTTATCGACCACTTTGTAAAGCCTTTGTCAATGAATCGATTTGCCGTCCCGCAGGTGGCGGGCGACTTTAAGGGTTTAATATTTTAGAGTTTTATCCTGAACCTAATTTTACAATTTACAGGCACCGTTTCTTTTGTCAAGCGATAGTTGATCATCGAAGTAGTTTAATGGTCCAAGCCATATTACTGGGTACCGGTTAAATGGTTCTTTAAAAATTCTTTAAGCCTTTCTTTGCCATCACTGGAAAGTGCACGGGAATCATCTAGTTCTTTTCCGTGCAGTTCCTCATAACGACTGGCAGCCCTGAGCGTTTTAAAATGCTCTCTGCACCTAGCACAGTATTTGCACATCAGAAGGTGCATGCGCATCAGCACACGCTGATAAATAGGCAAAGCCCGATCCATGGATTCTGAAATCATTTCAGAAACTTCCTTGCAGTCATACATCCAGCGCACAGATTTACTCCTTTAAGACCCAGGGTTGAGCCACTTGTTTTCGAGGCAGCGCCGCAGAGACATACGGGCACGATATAGCATAACCCAGCTATTCGTCGCAGTTATTCCCAGCTCCTTACAAATATCATCTGTACTGAGGCCATCCATCTCACGCTTGATAAACGCATCGGCCAAACGTTCTGGCAGTTCCGCCAAACAATGATAAAGAACATCTATAAATTCTTTTTGTTCATATAGCTTTCCCGGATTCACCGCCCACTTGCCTGGCAGTATCTGCCAGTGCCCGCGCTCGTCGAAGTCCGGGTCAGACTTGTCTGTCAGGGCTTCGATCTTATCTGTAGACGGTTCCCGAATTTTTTTGCGGATATGATCGACAATTTTATGCTTAAGTATGGCAATCAGCCAGGTTCTGCCGGCGGACTCACCCTTGAAGTTTTCTCGGGCACGCAGGGCCGCCAGGAAAGTCTCTTGAACCAGATCCTCCGCAACGGAGGGATCTTTAACCCTCGAGAGTGCAAAACGATAAAGGAAATCGCCGTAACTATCGACCCATGATTCAGGATTATCGATACTGGCGGGTTCAGATTTCCGATGGCTCATAGCTTTATGATGAAGATAAAAGAAGGAGACAAGTGTAAACCGCAAAAAGCTTCCAATAATTCTACATCCAAAACGATTGTCTACGAAATGTTATCCGCTCGATCGCCATGAAATAAGCTTGGATAATGCCTTTTGGCCATTTCCCGATTGAAATCGAATGTGCCCTTCTTTCTTAGCGTTAAATTGATTGAAATGGGTATCAGTAACAACAAAAGACACATTAAAATCGCTGCAAATGTCACAAACAACATTGCCTACCGCTTTCTTTTGCATGTTGATAACGAAATAACCAGGTAAAAGGCGTTGAAGCCGCTTGAACAAATGCTGTTGAGACATAATGGGTTTTGGATGACTATATCAGCAAATTAAACGGGTTGCAATGACCGTTCTTCATGGATTTCACCGAGGAAACATCAAATAGTCGATTAGATTATGGTGCTCATAAACGGTGACTTTGCAGCGGCAAAAGCATCATTTCAAATGTATTTTTGCGGCTTTTATCCCAACATTTAGCCGATTTTTTTGACGGCCTCGATGACCGCATCATAATCCGGCTCTTCGGAGAGCTCCTTAACATGCTGGATATACTGAATGATGCCATCGCGGTCCACAACGAAAATTGACCTTGCCAGCAGGCGCAGTTCTTTGATCAACACGCCGAAAGCGCTGCCAAAGACAGCATCGCGGTGATCTGAGAGGGTGATGACCTTATCGACACCGGCGGAACCACACCAGCGCTTCTGGGCAAAAGGAAGATCCGTGCTGACCGTTAAAATAACGACATCATCACCCAGTTGACCGGCTGTTTCGTTAAAACGGCGGGTTTCCATATCACATGTCGGCGTGTCCAAGGACGGCACTGCCGAGATGACACATATCTTACCTCTAAATGACGAAAGTTTAACTGCATTTAAATCGTTATCCAGAACTTCTAAATCGGGAGCCGCATCTCCCACGTTGAGCACCGTTCCAATCAGTGTGAGCGGGTTACCATGCAGGGTAACGGCTGCGCTACGTTCCTCCATTTTAATCTCCTTTCGATGTGAGATGTGTTTTTGTGAATTGCAGAATGTTTTGAGTTGCCCAAACATAAGACTTTTTCAAATGAAATCAACACGCTTAAGAGATGGTTTTTACATCATAATACGAAGGACTTTACAGTGTCCGGCAGTTTCTTGACTAAGGTGGTTCAACCCTTATTGTAATTTGTAAGTTTCAAGACTGTCGTTCGACCAAGAGCAGACTTTGAATGGTAGCCTCGATGATAAAATCGGGCATTTAATAAAATTGAATTGACTGGAAAGGATTTTTAAAATGAATCAGCGCTATTTGGGGCTTGCTCTCATAATAAATCTATCGCTTGTAGTCGGAACGCTTGGGTCAGCCACACCGGGCCAAGCTTCGACCGTGAATCATGAAATTTGGGCCAAACTGCTTGGCAAGTACGTCAAGCCGGGTGGTGTGGACTATGCCGGTTTTAAGAAAGAAGAAGAGCGCTTGGATCAGTATTTAAAAATGCTTGAAAACACGGATCCGGAAAAGCTACCCCGCAGAGAACAGTATGCCTACTACATTAATGCATACAATGCCTGGACGATAAAGCTGATTTTAAGTGGCTATCCGGGAGTCGAGTCAATTAAAGACTTTGGTTCAATTTTTCAAAGCCCTTGGCAAAAGAAATGGGTGCGCGTCAACGGTAATGTCATTACGCTTGATCATGTTGAGCATGATATCCTCAGACCGCGCTATAAGGATCCCCGTGTCCATTTTGCCATTAATTGTTCGGCTGTCAGCTGCCCGCCGCTCAGACCGGAACCCTATCTGGCTGATATCCTTGATCAGCAATTAGACGATTCAACCCGTTCATTTATTAATGACGCCAACAGCCATCGACTGGAGGGCAATACCCTGTATGTCAGCCGGATTTTCAAGTGGTTTTCGGAAGACTTTAATGAAGACGCTCTGGGATTTTACCTACAATATGCCGAAGGTGATTTAAAAGAAAAATTAACCCGCCAAAAAGACAACATTCAGGTGAAATACATGCACTATGATTGGTCGCTGAATGATGTCGAGGGTTAAAAACTCGGAGTAATGGAGTATTGGAGTGGTGAAACACACTGGAGTATTGGAGTGTGATAAAATACTTACAAATTTCACCAAATCAATCCCATTACTCCAATACTCCAGCAAAATTACCAGTTGAGTCCATCTTGCTTTGTTTGCACGATTTGGCAAGGGAAAGATTGAGGGAACGAAATGCCAACTTTTGAGTGTGATATTGGGATCATCGGCGGTGGCGCCGGTGGGTTAACTGTGGTGGCCGGAGCTGCCCTACTGGGGGCCAAAACGCTTTTGGTTGAAAAAGAAAGGGGGGCAGAAGCATGAAACTCGCAATGATCGGCTTGGGGAAAATGGGGATGAATATGGCCAAACGACTGATGCAGGGTCATCATGAGATCGTCGCCTATGATTTGTCCGAGGAGGCGGTTCAACAAATCAGCGCTGAAGGCGCCAGCGGGGCAAATTCGCTGCAGCAGGTTGTCGAAATGCTTTCAGGACCCCGCATTGTCTGGATCATGCTGCCGGCCGGCAAGCCGGTAGAAGAGACCATCAACGGCTTAAAAGAATTGCTGAGCCCAAAAGACATCATCATTGACGGCGGCAACTCCTATTATAAGGATGATCGGCGCCGCTACGATATGCTTCAGGAAGCGGGCATTCACTATATGGATGTCGGTGTCAGCGGCGGCATCTGGGGTTTGGAGGCGGGCTACTGCATGATGATGGGCGGTGATGAAGCTATTTTTCACCTTCTTGAGCCCATCTTTGAAACCCTGGCCCCCAAAGACGGTTATCTGTATTGCGGTAAAAGCGGGGCGGGCCATTTTGTCAAAATGGTCCACAATGGAATCGAATACGGTTTAATGCAGGCCTATGGCGAAGGATTTGAAATTCTGGATGCCTCCGAGTTTGCCGAATCCTTTGATTACGCCCAAATTGCCCATCTGTGGAACCAGGGCAGCGTGATTCGCTCCTGGCTGCTGGAGCTGGCCGAAGATGCCTTCAATAAAAACGCCGAATTGACCGACATCACCGGCTATGTCCAGGACTCCGGCGAAGGGCGCTGGACGGTGCAGCAGGCAATTGATACCGCAGTCCCGGCAGAAGTGATTACCCTTTCACTGATGCGACGCTTCCGCTCACGACAGCAGGATCCTTTTACCGAGCGCGTCTTGGCAGCCCTGCGGCGGGAGTTTGGTGGACATGCGGTGGTTTCCAAAAAAGAATAAGCTCAGGTTGAATGGTAAGTATCGAATTCTTTTGATTCTGAATTGGACGACAATGTAAATTAAGGGTTAATTTAGGAGAGATTAATATGGACACTAAGACCGCTGATACCGATAGTGTCGAAAAAACCATGGCAACGGTAAGCGCGCCGGATCTGGGCCTGGCGCCGCAGGAATGCGTCATGCCGGAGCCCAGCGAACCCTGTACCATCATCATAATGGGGGCCACCGGCGATTTAACCGCGCGCAAGCTGATGCCCCAGCTATTCAATTTGTATTTGAATGCCGGCCTGCCGGAGCCCTTTTTAATTGTGGGCACCAGCCATATCGATATTGCCGAAGCGGAATTCAAAGACAGCATGCAAGCGGCTTTGAAAAAAGCCGGTGTTTATGATGAAACCCGCTGGTCAGATTTTGCCCGGGCGCTCCATTATCGCTACGCTGATTTCGCGCATCTGGAATCGTTCACCCAAATGGCCCAGGCTTTAAGGGAGCTGGACCAACAGTTTAACACGCGCGGCAACCGCATTTTTTATATGGCGCTGCCACCGTCGGTCTACAAATCGGCTGCCCATTTGATCGGTAAGGTCGGCCTGGCAGATGAGCATCAAATCGGCAACGGCTGGTCACGGATCGTGGTGGAAAAACCCTTTGGTACCGATCTGGAAACCGCTGTCGATTTGGATCAGAGCCTGAGCCGCGATTTTGCCGAACACCAGATTTTTAGAATCGACCATTACCTGGCCAAAGAAACCGTACAAAATGTATTGATGCTGCGCTTTGCAAACTCCTTGTTTGAGCCCATATGGAATCGACGCTATGTGGATTATATTGCCATCACCGCCATTGAAGAGCTGGGTGTCGAGCATCGCGCCGGATATTATGAACAATCCGGGGTTTTAAGAGACATGTTTCAGAACCATATGATGCAACTGCTGGCGTTGACCGCCATGGAGCCGCCCTCCCGATTCGAAGCCGATCATGTCAGAGATGAAAAAGTTAAAGTATTCCGCTCCTTGCGCCCCTTCCAAGTCGATCGTCTGACGGACAACCTGGTGCTCGGTCAATATTTAGCCGGTACGGTTGACAGCCAGGCGGTACGCGCCTATCGCGAAGAGCCGGGCGTAGCGGCCGACTCGTTAACACCGACCTTTGCTCTGATGAAAGTTCATCTGGATAACTGGCGCTGGCAGGGAGTACCTTTTTACCTGACTTCAGGTAAACGTCTGGACCAAAAATTAACCGAGATTGCCATTCAATTTAAAAGCGTCCCGCATTCAATGTTCCGCCATACTTTGGGCGAAACCATTGCAGCCAACCGGCTTATTCTGGGTATTTATCCTGAGGAAAAAATTACCCTGACGTTTCAGACTAAAAACCCCGGTGCCACTGTTTGTCTGCGCACCGTTACAATGGACTTTAATTATCAACAAAGCGCCAGCGGTCCTGTTCTGGACGCCTATGCAAGAGCACTGATCGATTGCATGCTTGGTGACCAGATGCTGTTCTGGCGCCAGGACGGTGTTGAGCTGTGCTGGAAGTTTTTGACACCCATCTTAGATCGCTGCGAGGTCTGTGATGATCAGGCCGACCTGCTTCACTTCTATGAGGCCGGAACCAGGGGGCCGAAGGCGATCGAGCACATTACATAGGAAGGTTTCAGGTGTCGGGTGTCAGGTTTCAGGCCTTCGATAATCAGTTTGAAAACTTTGTAAGCCAGTAGCAATGGCGATCGCTTTTTTTTCTTTGTTTTCAGATTTTAGTCTTATGTTTCCTGACACCTGACACCTACTTTTTAGTTATAACTGAAACCACTATGAGACTGAAAGTCTCAAATAGAAACTGATGACAAATTTGGCAACAGAGATACTGATCTTGACATCTGAGGAGAGTTCGATATGGAACAGGTTATGCAACCAACGGTTAACAGCCGCAAAAAAGCGCTTGTAAAAGCGCTGATACTAGTGGCATTTATTGTCGGCGCCATTTTGATGGTGCGCCTAACGCCGATCAAACAATATCTGACTCCTGATGCGTTGGGTCAGTACCTGGACATGACCGGGTTTTGGGGGCCGATCATATTTATCATTATCTACGCTGTCGGGATCTGCCTGTTTTTACCCGGCACCTTACTGACCGGACTGGGCGCGGCCATTTTTGGCGCCTACTGGGGATTTGTGTGGGTATGGATCGGTGCCATGATCGGCGCCACCGCGGCCTTTATTATCGGGCGGACATTGGGTAGAGAATTTGCAGCATCCCTGATTGGCGATAAACTCAAAAAATATGACGACGGCATTGAACGCAACGGCTTTGCCACCGTGTTATACTTGCGGCTGGTATACTTTCCATTTACGCCCATGAATTTCGGGATGGGCTTGACCAAGGTGCACTTTTGGGATTACGTTGCGGGGACCGGATTGGGTATCATTGTCGGTACTTTCATTTTCACATTTTTCATCGGTACGCTAAAAGATGTCTGGACCTCGGGCAACTGGGGGGAGCTGATTTCGTTTAAGGTGTTTTTCTCCATCGGCTTGTTTATATTTTCGTTTTTTATCCCCAAAATCTTAAAAAAAATCAAAAAAGAAGAGAGTTAGGACAGTAATTAAAGCAAACCTAGTAAAATCTCTCTCAGAAAAGTCATCTTGATATGTCAAACGAGCTGAAACTCGACATCCGAAACTCGAAATAAATTTTAAATCCTAATTTCAAATGTTTAAAACGCTTCCGGCCGTTAACAAACATTATTTTCATGGTTTTGATTCTGGAATTTGAAAAATTTGTATTTGTTTCGGCCATTTTAATAAAATCAGGTGTGCTTCGATATTCGAATTTATCAGATGCTTAAAGATTTGAAGGCGCAAAACCACAACAGTTGACGTTTGAATAGGAAGAAAAGGGGGGATAATGTCGAGCGAACTTGACCAGCTCTGTATCAACACAATTCGAATGCTTTCAGTCGATGGGGTGCAAAAAGCCAATTCCGGGCATCCCGGGATGCCCATGGGCGCGGCTGCCATGGCCTATGTTCTCTGGACGCGCTTTTTGCGCCACAATCCAAAAGATCCCACCTGGCCCAATCGGGACCGCTTTGTGCTCTCAGCCGGTCATGGCTCGATGCTGATCTACAGTCTGCTGCACCTGAGCGGTTATGACCTGCCGCTGGAAGAGATTCAGAATTTTCGCCAATGGGGCAGCAAAACTCCCGGGCATCCGGAATACGGTATCACACCGGGTGTGGAGACCACCACCGGCCCCTTAGGCCAGGGATTTGCCAACGGTGTGGGTATGGCTCTGGCCGAACGGTATCTAGCGGCGCGCTTTAACGAACCCGGTCATCAAATTATCGACCATTTTACATACGGCATCGTCAGCGACGGTGATCTAATGGAAGGCATTTCGCATGAAGCTGCCTCGCTCGCTGGCCATTTGGGTCTGGGCAAATTAATCTATTTCTACGATGACAACCAAATCTCCATTGAAGGCCATACCGATATTGCTTTTACGGAGAATCGCAGCGGCCGTTTCGAATCCTATGACTGGCATGTTCAATACGTGGCTGACGGCAACGATCTGTCGGCATTGGAGCAGGCGCTTGTCGAGGCCCAGAATGAAACTGATCGGCCATCATTGATCTCAGTGCGAACAAACATCGGCTATGGAAGCCCCAACAAACAGGATACAGCCAGCGCCCATGGGGAGCCATTGGGACCTGAGGAAGTTCAGCGCACCAAAAAAAATCTGGATTGGCCACCGGAGCCAGGTTTTTTGATTCCCGATGACGCCTTGACGCATTTCCGGCGGGCCATCGAAGTCGGTCAGAAGCTGGAATCCCGATGGCAAAATGCCTTTGAAGCTTATCAAAGCGAATTTAAAGAAGACGCCGCTGAATTGCGGCGCTGGATAGACGGCCAGCTTCCGAAAGGATGGGAAGAAGATCTTCCGCTGTTTGAGCCCGATGAGAAAGGAATGGCGACCCGGGTCGCTTCCGGCAAGGTGCTCAATGCCATTGCACCCACCATCGCTAACCTTGTTGGGGGTTCGGCGGATCTGGCGCCATCCACAAAAACCTTAATTGACGGGGAAGATGATTTTCAGGCCGACAATTATGGCGGCCGTAACTTGCGTTTTGGTGTGCGCGAACATGGGATGGGCGGCATTTTAAACGGCATGGCCCTGCATGGCGGCCTTATTCCTTATGGCGCCACTTTTCTCATTTTTTCCGACTACATGCGTCCTTCCATTCGTCTGGCCGCCCTCACAGAACAACAGGTGATTTATGTGTTTACCCATGACAGCATCGGTTTGGGAGAAGACGGCCCCACCCATCAGCCGATTGAGCAGCTGGCGGCATTAAGGGCCATACCGAACTTGATGCTAATCCGGCCCTGTGATGCCAATGAAACCACCCAGGCTTGGCGGGCCGCCATTCAGCACAGTGATGGCCCGGTAGCCCTGGCGCTGACGCGCCAAAATCTTCCCACCCTTGATCGCAATGGACAATATGCGTCCGCCGAGGGTCTGCACAGGGGAGGTTATGTGTTGCGCGAGGCGGCAAACGGACAACCGGAGGTGATTTTGATCGCCAGTGGCTCGGAAGTGCATATAGCCCTCAAAGCTGCCGAAATGATAGATGCCAAAGGACCGGCCACCCGGGTGGTCAGTATGCCGTCCTGGGAATTGTTTGAGGTCCAATCAACAGAGTATTGCGACCAGGTGTTGCCCCAGACCGTCAAAGCCAGGGTTGCCATTGAAGCCGGCAGCCCCCAGGGCTGGCATCGCTACGTGGGTGACGCCGGACGGATTGTTGCCCTTGACCATTTCGGTGCCTCAGCACCGGCGCAGACATTGTTTGAAAAATTCGGGCTGACAGCCGATCGGGTGGTTGAAAAAGCGCTGGAATGCGTTTAAAGATAGATTCGATTGGATCAAAAATCTGATGATAAGGAGAACGGTATGTCAAAACTGATCGAACTTGAGAAAATGGGCCAATCCATATGGCTGGACTACATCCAACGCTCGATGTTAACTTCCGGCAAGCTTAAGCGGCTGGTCGATACCGGTTTGCGGGGGGTGACTTCCAATCCGGCGATTTTTGAAAAGGCCATTGCCGGCAGCAATGACTATGATGATGATTTAAAGCAGCTGATCCAAACCGATGGCTCAATCGAACAAATTTATGAAGCCCTGGCGATAAAGGATATAACCCTGGCCACCGATACGCTGCGCGGTGTGT
The nucleotide sequence above comes from Desulfobacterales bacterium. Encoded proteins:
- a CDS encoding sigma-70 family RNA polymerase sigma factor encodes the protein MSHRKSEPASIDNPESWVDSYGDFLYRFALSRVKDPSVAEDLVQETFLAALRARENFKGESAGRTWLIAILKHKIVDHIRKKIREPSTDKIEALTDKSDPDFDERGHWQILPGKWAVNPGKLYEQKEFIDVLYHCLAELPERLADAFIKREMDGLSTDDICKELGITATNSWVMLYRARMSLRRCLENKWLNPGS
- the tpx gene encoding thiol peroxidase, whose amino-acid sequence is MEERSAAVTLHGNPLTLIGTVLNVGDAAPDLEVLDNDLNAVKLSSFRGKICVISAVPSLDTPTCDMETRRFNETAGQLGDDVVILTVSTDLPFAQKRWCGSAGVDKVITLSDHRDAVFGSAFGVLIKELRLLARSIFVVDRDGIIQYIQHVKELSEEPDYDAVIEAVKKIG
- a CDS encoding DUF547 domain-containing protein, coding for MNQRYLGLALIINLSLVVGTLGSATPGQASTVNHEIWAKLLGKYVKPGGVDYAGFKKEEERLDQYLKMLENTDPEKLPRREQYAYYINAYNAWTIKLILSGYPGVESIKDFGSIFQSPWQKKWVRVNGNVITLDHVEHDILRPRYKDPRVHFAINCSAVSCPPLRPEPYLADILDQQLDDSTRSFINDANSHRLEGNTLYVSRIFKWFSEDFNEDALGFYLQYAEGDLKEKLTRQKDNIQVKYMHYDWSLNDVEG
- the gnd gene encoding decarboxylating 6-phosphogluconate dehydrogenase; amino-acid sequence: MKLAMIGLGKMGMNMAKRLMQGHHEIVAYDLSEEAVQQISAEGASGANSLQQVVEMLSGPRIVWIMLPAGKPVEETINGLKELLSPKDIIIDGGNSYYKDDRRRYDMLQEAGIHYMDVGVSGGIWGLEAGYCMMMGGDEAIFHLLEPIFETLAPKDGYLYCGKSGAGHFVKMVHNGIEYGLMQAYGEGFEILDASEFAESFDYAQIAHLWNQGSVIRSWLLELAEDAFNKNAELTDITGYVQDSGEGRWTVQQAIDTAVPAEVITLSLMRRFRSRQQDPFTERVLAALRREFGGHAVVSKKE
- the zwf gene encoding glucose-6-phosphate dehydrogenase codes for the protein MDTKTADTDSVEKTMATVSAPDLGLAPQECVMPEPSEPCTIIIMGATGDLTARKLMPQLFNLYLNAGLPEPFLIVGTSHIDIAEAEFKDSMQAALKKAGVYDETRWSDFARALHYRYADFAHLESFTQMAQALRELDQQFNTRGNRIFYMALPPSVYKSAAHLIGKVGLADEHQIGNGWSRIVVEKPFGTDLETAVDLDQSLSRDFAEHQIFRIDHYLAKETVQNVLMLRFANSLFEPIWNRRYVDYIAITAIEELGVEHRAGYYEQSGVLRDMFQNHMMQLLALTAMEPPSRFEADHVRDEKVKVFRSLRPFQVDRLTDNLVLGQYLAGTVDSQAVRAYREEPGVAADSLTPTFALMKVHLDNWRWQGVPFYLTSGKRLDQKLTEIAIQFKSVPHSMFRHTLGETIAANRLILGIYPEEKITLTFQTKNPGATVCLRTVTMDFNYQQSASGPVLDAYARALIDCMLGDQMLFWRQDGVELCWKFLTPILDRCEVCDDQADLLHFYEAGTRGPKAIEHIT
- a CDS encoding TVP38/TMEM64 family protein translates to MEQVMQPTVNSRKKALVKALILVAFIVGAILMVRLTPIKQYLTPDALGQYLDMTGFWGPIIFIIIYAVGICLFLPGTLLTGLGAAIFGAYWGFVWVWIGAMIGATAAFIIGRTLGREFAASLIGDKLKKYDDGIERNGFATVLYLRLVYFPFTPMNFGMGLTKVHFWDYVAGTGLGIIVGTFIFTFFIGTLKDVWTSGNWGELISFKVFFSIGLFIFSFFIPKILKKIKKEES
- the tkt gene encoding transketolase, whose amino-acid sequence is MSSELDQLCINTIRMLSVDGVQKANSGHPGMPMGAAAMAYVLWTRFLRHNPKDPTWPNRDRFVLSAGHGSMLIYSLLHLSGYDLPLEEIQNFRQWGSKTPGHPEYGITPGVETTTGPLGQGFANGVGMALAERYLAARFNEPGHQIIDHFTYGIVSDGDLMEGISHEAASLAGHLGLGKLIYFYDDNQISIEGHTDIAFTENRSGRFESYDWHVQYVADGNDLSALEQALVEAQNETDRPSLISVRTNIGYGSPNKQDTASAHGEPLGPEEVQRTKKNLDWPPEPGFLIPDDALTHFRRAIEVGQKLESRWQNAFEAYQSEFKEDAAELRRWIDGQLPKGWEEDLPLFEPDEKGMATRVASGKVLNAIAPTIANLVGGSADLAPSTKTLIDGEDDFQADNYGGRNLRFGVREHGMGGILNGMALHGGLIPYGATFLIFSDYMRPSIRLAALTEQQVIYVFTHDSIGLGEDGPTHQPIEQLAALRAIPNLMLIRPCDANETTQAWRAAIQHSDGPVALALTRQNLPTLDRNGQYASAEGLHRGGYVLREAANGQPEVILIASGSEVHIALKAAEMIDAKGPATRVVSMPSWELFEVQSTEYCDQVLPQTVKARVAIEAGSPQGWHRYVGDAGRIVALDHFGASAPAQTLFEKFGLTADRVVEKALECV